In one window of Calypte anna isolate BGI_N300 chromosome 1, bCalAnn1_v1.p, whole genome shotgun sequence DNA:
- the CD9 gene encoding CD9 antigen, producing the protein MPVKGGTKCIKYLLFGFNFIFWLAGTAVLAIGLWLRFDSQTKSIFELESNNTTFYTGVYILIGAGALMMLVGFLGCCGALQESQCMLGMFFLFLFVIFALEIAAAIWGFANKEKVVEELKEFYRETYAKRSQPAARETLKAFQLALDCCGLTGALEQQFMDTCPKKTVLESFTAVSCPAAIDDVFNSKLNVIGAVGLGIAVIMIFGMIFSMVLCCAIRRNREMV; encoded by the exons CTTGCAGGGACAGCAGTTCTGGCAATTGGACTATGGCTTCGGTTTGATTCACAGACCAAAAGCATCTTTGAACTGGAATCCAACAACACAACGTTTTACACAG GAGTTTACATCCTAATTGGAGCTGGTGCACTCATGATGCTGGTTGGTTTCTTGGGATGCTGTGGTGCATTGCAGGAGTCTCAATGTATGCTTGGCATG ttcttcctcttcctttttgtgATTTTTGCCCTTGAAATTGCTGCTGCAATCTGGGGATttgcaaataaagaaaag GTTGTTGAAGAGCTAAAGGAGTTCTACAGAGAAACTTACGCAAAGAGATCTCAACCAGCTGCCAGAGAGACCCTGAAAGCCTTTCAGTTAGCT CTAGACTGCTGTGGTCTTACAGGAGCTCTTGAGCAGCAGTTCATGGATACCTGTCCAAAGAAGACCGTGCTTGAGTCATTTACAGCAGTG TCATGCCCTGCTGCTATTGATGATGTCTTCAATTCAAAGCTGAATGTGATTGGAGCAGTTGGCCTTGGCATTGCTGTGATAATG ATTTTTGGCATGATATTCAGTATGGTTCTCTGCTGTGCTATCcgcagaaacagagaaatggtTTAA